One genomic segment of Jaculus jaculus isolate mJacJac1 chromosome 2, mJacJac1.mat.Y.cur, whole genome shotgun sequence includes these proteins:
- the LOC101610614 gene encoding lysine-rich coiled-coil protein 1-like, with protein sequence MKHSNKSCDSFQDELENYIKAQKARGLEPETSFRRMREDYLRNGRYREEADSRPRYRMFDPGFSSGTIQTHPRSCSISQTVHNRFPAHNSKLSLDSLGYCQFSRDYFSEKTVPLNFSQQEYNCGSYSLEFGVHKHLCSGYSTSDSHASHKHMHPKRKRHLEDRERTEKERPKHERKRSSEEVDLNKQKSIQRKKPKGETETEPVSTEKLKTRKERKTRDEASKREDRKRRKEKKEQGEERTEEEMLWDQSILGF encoded by the coding sequence ATGAAGCATTCAAACAAGTCCTGTGACTCTTTTCAAGATGAACTTGAAAATTACATTAAAGCACAGAAAGCCAGAGGCCTAGAACCAGAGACTTCTTTCAGAAGGATGAGAGAGGACTATTTAAGAAATGGTAGGTACAGAGAAGAGGCTGATTCCAGACCCAGGTACAGAATGTTTGACCCAGGATTTTCATCTGGAACCATCCAGACCCATCCAAGATCATGCAGTATTTCACAAACCGTACATAACCGGTTCCCAGCTCACAACAGCAAGCTATCACTAGACTCTCTGGGTTACTGTCAGTTTAGCAGGGACTATTTCTCAGAAAAAACAGTGCCCCTGAACTTTAGTCAACAAGAATACAATTGTGGCTCATACAGCCTAGAGTTTGGAGTTCACAAACACCTCTGCTCAGGTTACAGCACCAGCGACTCTCATGCCAGTCATAAACATATGCATCCAAAAAGGAAAAGGCAcctagaagacagagaaagaactgaGAAAGAGCGGCCCAagcatgagagaaaaagaagttctGAGGAAGtggatttaaacaaacaaaagagcatccaaagaaagaaaccgaagggagaaacagaaactgAACCAGTCAGTACAGAAAAGCTTAAGACtcgaaaagagagaaaaacccgAGATGAAGCCTCTAAGAGAGAGGACCGCAAGCGcagaaaggagaagaaggaacaggGCGAAGAAAGGACGGAGGAAGAAATGCTCTGGGACCAGTCTATCCTTGGATTTTGA